A stretch of Candidatus Cloacimonadota bacterium DNA encodes these proteins:
- a CDS encoding killer suppression protein → MQISFTTKKLMKLLSSEKEMVRSYGPKCAKLIKRRLWELNAASDMSQVPLCTRLHPLTGNLDGKFAVDLEHPKRLILVPDCRELQKKADGSLDLSQIVAIMILGIVDYH, encoded by the coding sequence ATGCAGATTAGTTTTACCACAAAGAAGCTTATGAAGCTTTTATCGAGTGAGAAAGAGATGGTGCGAAGCTATGGTCCAAAATGCGCGAAGCTGATTAAGCGCAGATTATGGGAATTAAATGCAGCAAGCGATATGAGTCAAGTGCCACTCTGCACAAGATTGCACCCATTGACCGGGAACTTAGATGGAAAGTTTGCAGTAGATCTGGAACATCCGAAGCGCTTGATACTTGTGCCGGATTGCAGGGAATTGCAAAAAAAGGCAGATGGCAGCTTGGACTTGAGCCAAATAGTAGCCATCATGATATTGGGTATAGTGGATTATCACTAA